AATAATAGTCAAGATATCGTCAACTTTAATAGTAAAACACTGCCTATTTCTGGTTCAGGCCCCTATAAAATAAACCAATATAATCCATTATTACATCTACGTGTCGTTAGTAATGATAAATATTGGGGGGAAACTAATGTAATTGCAGGTTTTAATTTTATTAGGATACACTCAGCGAATTCTCGTTTATATGCATTACTTGCCGAAGATGTTGATATATGTGAATCGATGGCTAAAAAAGATATTGATACCGTTAGCCATGCCCCATCTAAAAAATTAGTAGAAATATCTTCATCGGAAGTTGTTTTTTTAACCATTAGTGATAAACGATCTAATGTGTTTAAACGCCGAGTTGCAAGAGATGCCGTTGCTTTGTCGATCAATAAAATGGGCATGTTAAAGCACATTGTTAATAATCTAGGGAGTGTAAAACCCTATTTTACTGCGCAGCAAAATATAGGAGATAAAGAAAATAAAGAGTTGCTTGAATATGATGCCAGAACTGCGAGAAATATTTTTTCTAAAATAACGATGCCAGCGGAGCTGCATTTATTAGTGTTAGTCGATAAAGCGGGTAATACAGCACAAATCGCCCGTGCTTTATTAAATATGATGCAAAAAGTGTCTATTAAACTGACCATTACAGAGGTCTCGGATTTACAAAAATGGAACGCAATGTCCGGTGATTATGACTTTACTTTATCTTCATGGCAATTTCCGTTGTTAAATCGAGATAACATTTACCAACACTTATTTACGGATAGCCCATTAAGTCAATATATCGACGCACTGTTTGCTGAATCGCTTAGTGATAATACACTCGCCAGTAAAATATCACTGTTTGAGCAAAGTCAAGAATCACAATGGATCATGCCTTTGTTATTTTTAAATACAGTATGGGCCAGTGATGATAAATATGATTTAGCATCCATATTTTCCATTAACAGTATCCCATACTGGCATTTATTAACAGTAAATAAGCCATAATAGCAATTGCTATATATTAATTATAATAGGCCTGAATTTGCTCTGTGATGCCTTCGCTATCTAGTTTTAATAAATGGTAAATTTGTTGCTGGGTTCCCTGTTCAATAAATTGATCTGGTATGCCAATGTTTAAAACGGGTAAAATAATTTTATTAGCCATAAAGTATTCATTTACGGCGGAACCTGGCCTCCCGCAATACTATTTTCTTCAATAGTTACAAACTGAGAATGATGATCACTGAGCTCTTTGAGTAGCACCTTATCCAGGGGTTTTACAAAGCGCATATCAATGAGCGTAGCATTTAATTTTTCAGCGACAGGTAATGCTTGTTGCAGTAAGGTGCCAAAACATAAAATGGCTAATTTTTCCCCTTCACGTATGCGTTTTGCTTTACCGATAGGTAGTTTTTGCATTGATTGACTTACAGGTACGCCGGCACCAACGCCACGAGGGTAACGAACCGCTGCAGGTGTATTAAGTGTGTGGCCTGTATATAGCATGTCTCGGCACTCTTGCTCATCGGAGGGTGTCATAACAACTAAATTAGGGATACAGCGTAGAAAACTTAAATCGAATGCTCCTTGGTGAGTCGGTCCATCTGGGCCGACAATGCCTGCTCTGTCAATCGCAAATAATACACCTAGATTTTGAATTGCAACATCATGGATGAGTTGATCATAGGCGCGTTGTAGAAAACTGGAATATATTGCAACAATAGGGTGTAACCCTGCGATAGCCATACCTGCAGCGAGTGTAACAGCATGTTGTTCTGCAATGGCAACATCAAAATATTTGTCAGGATGTTTTTTTGAGAAACTAACCATGCCAGAGCCTTCTCGCATCGCCGGAGTGATAGCGGTTAATTTTTCGTCTTGATCTGCCATATCATTTAACCACTCTCCAAATATTTGTGAGAAAGTCGGTGTGTTCGAAACAGATTTTGGCAATTCTTGATCGGGTGTAAATTTTGGAACCGCATGGTAACGGATAGGGTCCAATTCCGCTTGTTTATAGCCCTTCCCTTTTTTCGTCATAAGGTGTAAAAATTGAGGCCCTGAATGGTTACGCATATTGCTTAATGTTTCAACTAAATCAATAACATTATGCCCATCCATTGGACCGATATAATTAAATCCGAACTCTTCAAAGATAGTGGCAGGGGAGACCATTCCTTTTAGGTGTTCTTCTGTTCGTTTTGCGAACTCTTTAATGGGGGGAATGGTTGATAGGACTTTTTTACTACCTTCGCGTAATTGCGTATAAAGATTGCCAGATAAGATTTTGGCGAGATGATTGTTGAGTGCACCGACATTTTCAGAGATAGACATTTCATTATCATTGAGAACTACTAACATATCATTATGCAGAGCACCTGCATGATTTAATGCTTCAAAGGCCATTCCTGCGGTAATTGCACCATCACCAATAATAGCAACAACCTTACGATTTTGTTGTTCTTTTTCTGCCGCAATTGCCATTCCAAGTGCAGCACCAATAGAGGTTGATGAATGTCCAACACTGAGCACATCATATTCGCTTTCTTCCCGCCATGGGAAAGGGTGTAAGCCTTTAAAGGTGCGAATGCTATGCATTTGGTCCCGACGACCCGTTAAAATTTTATGTGGGTAG
This window of the Psychromonas sp. MME1 genome carries:
- a CDS encoding ABC transporter substrate-binding protein → MLLQLFQFVVIFTAPSLFYDVLAEERDGGATVEIQQSPVGNGTPEVQIAVADIPLYFSPYAMSPLEAQYAHLFFDPLVRWSTHKELEKRLVSGWLLLKPGVIRFFLKKEISFHSGNKLSSDDVIWTLDQIRKTPHAKAFFTGILKIEKVDQHSFDLHTDLSEDQLLDYLAHFFVLDHAFYESHNITMNNSQDIVNFNSKTLPISGSGPYKINQYNPLLHLRVVSNDKYWGETNVIAGFNFIRIHSANSRLYALLAEDVDICESMAKKDIDTVSHAPSKKLVEISSSEVVFLTISDKRSNVFKRRVARDAVALSINKMGMLKHIVNNLGSVKPYFTAQQNIGDKENKELLEYDARTARNIFSKITMPAELHLLVLVDKAGNTAQIARALLNMMQKVSIKLTITEVSDLQKWNAMSGDYDFTLSSWQFPLLNRDNIYQHLFTDSPLSQYIDALFAESLSDNTLASKISLFEQSQESQWIMPLLFLNTVWASDDKYDLASIFSINSIPYWHLLTVNKP